Proteins from a single region of Streptomyces sp. TN58:
- a CDS encoding phage tail protein, whose translation MTDNIFATSVFFRLAIGGDDLGAFHTCSGMGAEVEMESYAEGGNNGFTWQLPGRVTWSNITLTRPVTADTAKIGRWLDETLRRVEPKDGEIVALRPDLSRIISWQVFGIVPVRWQGPSFDPANSAAAVETLEIAHAGLLPS comes from the coding sequence ATGACGGACAACATCTTCGCGACCAGCGTGTTCTTCCGGCTGGCGATCGGCGGCGACGACCTGGGCGCCTTCCACACCTGTTCGGGGATGGGCGCCGAGGTCGAGATGGAGAGCTATGCCGAGGGCGGCAACAACGGCTTCACGTGGCAGCTGCCCGGCCGCGTGACCTGGTCGAACATCACCCTCACCCGGCCCGTCACCGCCGACACGGCGAAGATCGGCCGCTGGCTGGACGAGACGCTGCGACGGGTCGAGCCGAAGGACGGCGAGATCGTGGCGCTACGGCCCGACCTCAGCCGGATCATCAGCTGGCAGGTCTTCGGGATCGTCCCGGTGCGCTGGCAGGGGCCGTCCTTCGACCCCGCCAACTCCGCGGCGGCCGTGGAGACCCTGGAGATCGCCCACGCGGGCCTGCTGCCCTCCTGA
- a CDS encoding VgrG-related protein, which produces MSGSEPGGRSFAADPIVEAPGELPQIWAAQLVSCVVDENVGLPDTAVLTYRDPDHEFLRATGVTIGTPLRVSVATVKGQSRERLFNGEVTALEIDRDRTGSFTVVRAYSKAHRLQRGRKVVAYRNMTAAAIVRKVAAGAGLAVGKVEAAPVTYKQLSQANVSDWDFLQYLAGESGAHVRVDDKGLLQFTRPVQASGAPAPSTSAVRDPMVLEYGRNLLALRAALTAADGASKVQVRGWDVTTKRPLVAEQPSVVSDTVVPGLGPQTAARFGAAAVAVTDTPYRTQAETTAVAKAAAAQISSGFGELEAVAEGNPLLRAGKPVALGNVGQAFSGRYTATAVQHVLEPHGGFRTTVWVSASPDRSLTGLVAGAGVPARGGRIPGLAIGVVTDVREPNGSQRGAVRLKFPWLDDTYTTDWVRTVQWGGKGGGGVVSPEVNDEVLVGFEQGLLDSPYVIGGLYNGVDQPSPHDVPLVDKTSGKVNRRSIVSRSGHRVELLDAAAPGPSGLRLVTGDERLEVRMDDRRDRIELTVYAGRGRPLTSVLLDKDGITLDARKGTVKVSGRQVDIDGTAGVRIGGRSVKVSGTSDVTVDGGLLAVLKARLIRIN; this is translated from the coding sequence GTGAGCGGGTCCGAGCCCGGCGGGCGGTCCTTCGCGGCCGACCCCATCGTGGAAGCCCCCGGCGAACTGCCGCAGATCTGGGCGGCACAGCTGGTCAGTTGCGTGGTCGACGAGAACGTGGGCCTGCCCGACACCGCGGTGCTCACCTACCGCGACCCCGACCACGAGTTCCTGCGCGCCACCGGCGTCACCATCGGCACCCCGCTGCGGGTGTCGGTGGCCACCGTGAAGGGACAGTCCCGGGAGCGGCTGTTCAACGGTGAGGTCACTGCTCTGGAGATCGACCGGGACCGCACCGGCTCGTTCACCGTCGTACGCGCCTACTCCAAGGCGCACCGCCTCCAGCGCGGCCGCAAGGTGGTGGCCTACCGGAACATGACGGCCGCCGCCATCGTCCGCAAGGTGGCCGCCGGCGCCGGCCTCGCCGTCGGGAAGGTGGAGGCCGCGCCGGTCACCTACAAGCAGCTGTCCCAGGCGAACGTCTCCGACTGGGACTTCCTGCAGTACCTCGCCGGCGAGAGCGGCGCACACGTACGCGTCGACGACAAGGGCCTGCTCCAGTTCACCCGGCCCGTGCAGGCGTCCGGGGCGCCCGCCCCCTCGACGTCGGCGGTCCGCGACCCGATGGTCCTGGAGTACGGGCGCAACCTGCTCGCCCTGCGGGCCGCGCTGACGGCTGCCGACGGCGCCTCCAAGGTGCAGGTACGCGGCTGGGACGTGACCACGAAGCGGCCGCTCGTCGCCGAGCAGCCGTCCGTGGTCAGCGACACGGTGGTACCGGGCCTCGGCCCGCAGACCGCCGCACGGTTCGGGGCGGCCGCCGTGGCCGTCACCGACACCCCCTACCGCACGCAGGCCGAGACGACGGCGGTCGCGAAGGCGGCCGCCGCGCAGATCAGCTCCGGCTTCGGCGAGCTGGAGGCGGTCGCCGAGGGCAACCCGCTGCTGCGTGCCGGCAAGCCGGTCGCCCTCGGCAACGTCGGGCAGGCGTTCTCCGGCCGGTACACGGCGACCGCCGTCCAGCACGTCCTGGAGCCGCACGGCGGCTTCCGCACCACCGTGTGGGTCAGCGCCAGTCCGGACCGCTCCCTGACGGGCCTGGTGGCCGGCGCCGGCGTGCCCGCGCGCGGCGGGCGCATCCCGGGCCTCGCGATCGGCGTGGTGACGGACGTACGCGAACCGAACGGCTCCCAACGCGGTGCCGTCCGCCTGAAGTTCCCCTGGCTGGACGACACCTACACCACCGACTGGGTACGTACCGTCCAGTGGGGCGGCAAGGGCGGCGGCGGTGTCGTCAGCCCCGAGGTCAACGACGAGGTGCTGGTCGGCTTCGAACAGGGCCTGCTCGACAGCCCGTACGTCATCGGCGGCCTCTACAACGGCGTGGACCAGCCCTCACCACACGACGTCCCGCTCGTCGACAAGACCAGCGGCAAGGTCAACCGCCGCTCGATCGTGTCCCGTTCGGGCCACCGCGTGGAACTGCTGGACGCGGCGGCCCCGGGCCCCTCCGGGCTGCGGCTGGTGACCGGGGACGAGCGCCTCGAAGTACGCATGGACGACCGCCGGGACCGCATCGAGCTCACCGTGTACGCGGGCCGGGGCCGGCCGCTGACCTCCGTCCTCCTGGACAAGGACGGCATCACCCTGGACGCCCGCAAGGGCACCGTGAAGGTCTCCGGCCGGCAGGTCGACATCGACGGCACCGCCGGGGTCCGCATCGGCGGCCGGTCGGTGAAGGTGTCCGGCACCTCCGACGTCACCGTCGACGGCGGGCTGCTCGCCGTCCTCAAGGCCCGCCTGATCCGCATCAACTGA
- a CDS encoding LysM peptidoglycan-binding domain-containing protein produces the protein MASSASRASRARAQLTLKEPPASVGAKPGGTIARLDLQFNPSTLQLGKTTEWRRSPSRMAGQSALPEFVGSGPRTLSLEVFLDATATHDNSVEQAVEKLMKACVPTPASLGRKKPASPWVRFEWGSARTTSFDGVLSNLSVSYTLFDVDGKPLRATCSLSIEEASVDPPGQNPTSGSRTARSTHTVVAGDSLAMLAWREYGDATAWRVIAEANGMDDPMALVPGSEIVVPGVRDQYGEEEQR, from the coding sequence ATGGCCTCCTCGGCATCACGCGCCAGCCGCGCCCGGGCCCAGCTCACCCTCAAGGAGCCCCCGGCCTCGGTCGGCGCCAAGCCGGGCGGCACGATCGCCCGGCTCGACCTGCAGTTCAACCCGTCGACGCTGCAACTGGGCAAGACCACCGAATGGCGGCGCTCCCCGTCCCGGATGGCAGGCCAGTCGGCGCTGCCCGAGTTCGTGGGCAGCGGCCCGCGCACGCTGAGCCTGGAGGTGTTCCTCGACGCCACCGCCACCCACGACAACTCGGTGGAACAGGCCGTGGAGAAGCTGATGAAGGCGTGCGTGCCGACCCCGGCCAGCCTCGGCCGCAAGAAGCCGGCGAGCCCCTGGGTGCGCTTCGAGTGGGGCAGCGCGCGCACGACCTCCTTCGACGGGGTCCTGTCGAACCTGTCGGTGTCGTACACGCTCTTCGACGTGGACGGCAAGCCGCTGCGGGCCACCTGCTCGCTGTCCATCGAGGAGGCGAGCGTCGACCCGCCCGGCCAGAACCCGACCTCCGGCTCACGCACCGCCCGCAGCACGCACACCGTGGTGGCGGGCGACAGCCTGGCCATGCTGGCCTGGCGCGAGTACGGCGACGCGACGGCCTGGCGGGTCATCGCCGAGGCCAACGGCATGGACGACCCGATGGCCCTGGTCCCCGGCAGCGAGATCGTCGTACCGGGTGTACGGGACCAGTACGGCGAGGAGGAACAGCGGTGA